The Melitaea cinxia chromosome Z, ilMelCinx1.1, whole genome shotgun sequence genomic interval agtcgtccagtcgtgacagtgacgtcatggcgatagaaaagagtgttgtgctttactacgattatttttgtaatgtttgttttttacttattttattggaagtatatataacgagtgcaagataacacaagaaaaatattgaaaaaataaaacttcctagattatatatgtagtcatttattgcataaaaaccaacaaaaacaagtcactgtgtggtactcaATAACCACTCTTAGcaacactatttttttcgtaggctttttttttattatatgccttggcgtacagggcacgggaatagatatgaggcgtggcggtcaaaaggtaggataattttataaaaagatggTACCGCCGGATTTCGTaagttgtatttatataaaattacgtttctattacttaaattattcttaatataatcataatttaaaaaaatccaatttattttttcttttagttaGTAGCTGAATAACTTTTGTAAGACTTTAAACAACTTGAAAATTTACTCTATGGAAAAAAAAGgttgattaaataaaacaaagatataataaacgtagttaatttattttaatacattgatCAGACAAGGCacattatgttaataaattaatataatttgttagtgtataataattgttatattctTACTAAGTAAGCCAGATTCAAAgaccatataaaatattattattacctattatTTATGAACACAATAATTGCAgcgaataatatttatttcatacacttaaaaaatgtattctgTTGAAAAATCTATAGACTACATTAAGTAACATTCAGTTATAAACTTAGTCTTTAGTTGCAACATTGAAACATAAAAAGTTGTTAAGtataaatgtttttagttataataGTTATGTATCTTCAAATTAGTCCATTTGAGTATTTCActgcaaatatttaaaataaaaataatgccatagattataataaatttaggcCATATTCTTGTATTTCGTGAAGAGATTGTAAAGCACTCTCAAAGTGGATTTTAAGTCGAGATTCACTATATCTGAAacaataaatgaatgaataaacatatatggcataatgaaattaaaacagaaacattaaaacatatttgttaagtaaaaataactataataaatgaaataaaatcaatcaatcaaacgaTTTAACTATAGATAACTTCAAAGTCAAGGAGGTTTCACCAAAAATTGATACCATTTAGAAGTTTAGagtgaaaattataatattaatttcaatgtagttataattaagatattataatgttatataagAAAATGTCTGTATACTATTTATAAAGGAAAGTTCGAAATTATAAAGTGTATCACTATATCGAACCATTAATTGTCTAGTATACAGATAAACtacaaaatatacatagtatGTATCACATACCTTCAGGCCTCGCTTTGGGTTTAGCGAGTCCCACATCCTGCATCAGCTCAAATGCGAATGAGACATTGTGAACTTTCTGATCAAAGTCTTGAGGAGTCAGGTGGAAATCATACAAAGGAACAAAGAATCCCTCGAGTAGACCCATTAAAAGACATAGGTACACTCCATCGTGGAACTGTGTATCCAAATCCATCACCTCTAAGTTCACCTTACTGAGGTGCTTGTTCACAAACGTGATTAACGACTGGAAatgttaaatttcattaatCACCAAAATCTACAATCTTTATTCGAATAGACTGCAAAGACACTTTTAAATCGTTTACATTATTCAAGCCAACATGGTAAATTTTTCTCTGCTCAGAATAGCATACATTATAGCATACTTATTATATCAAAAGCGCCACCTGCCGGGTCAAATTGTGTTTTCAAATCATTATAATGTACACACAAATTTAACCAAATCATCCTCCAGTTTAGGTGAAACTAAGAGACTAACGCAcatacaaaagaaatataatatatatattgaaatcagtttttaataaattatgtgtgTGATTATTGTGAAGCCACCTCCGATATGGAATGTGAGCTGGCTGAGAaaaattgacgaaaaaaaacaaaattatagttttaacatacctatgttaaatcaatttttgttttatatataattattttatttaacggtataaaatatagattatcTATAAcagtaataatagttttttaaatgctgataataaaattacaagaaGCAGTTGAGGTTTTAAACTCGTCATGACATCATCAACACAACCTGTTTTGACTCCCTGTATGAATAATTTCAAACCCAGATATATACtctattattatgaataaagataattttagtatttttattaattaatctcaTGATTTCTTTCatgatttttactttatatatcgACCAATCATTTTTTACTCTCTTAGTTACTTTTCATTTGATAGCATTGGTTGGCTTAAAACACTATAAATCATAACTTactaatatgattttaaaaattattttaatttattttctattagtaAGCCTATTATCAATGAAGAACATAGAAGCAAAGCAAAACCATAACAGTATAAATAACATTGTCCATTATCTATTTACgttctaaataatttaaaatggtgTCTCATCTAGTGTCTCATCACGTttacttgtaaataattttcttatttaatgaataaaaaattgtacacaCCTTCTTGACAACTTGCAATTTGTCAGGGGCATGATCAAACAATGCATCAAAAGCATCTCTTTCACATTTCATTCCCAAATCATCATATGTTGTTGTTATATCTTCAATGTATGTTCTGTAAGTTATGGTGaatctaataaatattattaactataatctctcagattttaatattatgattcAGATTCCATCATGAATAACCAGACACGCAGCATTATATAAACCACTATTAGTATTCTTAACACTTGCAAATTTAATTTTCCTTattgaagattttttaaatgtcagtaaacattaaaaaggtacatattattaataaataataattgaaaaatagttATAGCGTAATTTGAGCAGACTTCTAATCAGGTAGAGAGTCAACCTAATGAGAGATGACACTGAAGATCAatacaaaacacaaaaatatactgttttttaatatacctgTGAGATAATTGATTGGAACCATCTTTCTTGACTACCACAACATTCACACTGACATTCTCAGGAAGACGGATTGGTGCACGGAAATGACGAGCCAATGCCACTAACAGATGCAATATTGCCACTACATTTTTGGAATGCACAGAATCCACACTCCACTTCTGCACTGGCTTAGAAGTACCATACAGCacctaaaataatgtttatatattttggaAGTCTAGTAGGGGAGTACATTAAGTGAGGCCTATTATGTGAGGACGATATATAATTACAGTAggggtaataaatatattaaaatgctgAGAGTCATACAAGTAgtaattattttgcaatatatttGTAACTATGCAATCATGGATGTGTAAAGTGAATGATGCATTtcctaaaaaattatattagtctCATCAGATATATTCAATGATGCA includes:
- the LOC123668561 gene encoding beta-parvin; translated protein: MSSPRPKSPRTPVLPKKEDKEESFWDKIGTIGRKKRIKEVQEVQAEGKLAIDSPGSPTAPEIPPEEYSLHDNEERAIIEPRCLEDPRVKELIQVLIDWINDELAAQRIIVKDISEDLYDGQVLQKLLEKLTETKLDVLEVTQSEEGQRQKLAVVLRAVNRVLYGTSKPVQKWSVDSVHSKNVVAILHLLVALARHFRAPIRLPENVSVNVVVVKKDGSNQLSHRTYIEDITTTYDDLGMKCERDAFDALFDHAPDKLQVVKKSLITFVNKHLSKVNLEVMDLDTQFHDGVYLCLLMGLLEGFFVPLYDFHLTPQDFDQKVHNVSFAFELMQDVGLAKPKARPEDIVNLDLKSTLRVLYNLFTKYKNMA